From the Macadamia integrifolia cultivar HAES 741 unplaced genomic scaffold, SCU_Mint_v3 scaffold1128, whole genome shotgun sequence genome, the window ATTTTCATTTTATGGGGTTTTACCTGGAAACAAATGGAACCTTGGAGAAAGCTTGACATTTCCCTGAAAAAGCATGATAAGTATTGATAACTTTGTTGGAGAGTTGCAAAAAATTGACTTGTTGCGCTTACTTCTTTAGAGATCTTAGTTTTTCCCCTCATTACTTTTGCCCGATGCAAAACCACTTAAAACAGTCCCCAACTAGACAATTAGGGACTAATTCCACAGTAGGATCTTTCATTGCTAACAACAGCACTTTATATCCCCAACTCTCAACATAAATACAAGAAACTCTTAACAGTGAATAAGCAGTGAGGTAATAGACTCTTAAGACCTACAACTAGCTAACAGTGCATTGAATAATGTCCAGCCACAGACAAGATAAAACAGGCCCAGAGCAAGACTATCGGCTGTCAGAAAACAGGCTAACAACCAGGGAAAGTAAACAGGTACAGAACTAGTAAGTCGGCCCTTCGAATGGGGTTGAACTTCCTATTGAGTGAAGTACTTTCTGACTAGTTTAATTGCTCAAACTTCCAGCCCAAACTGATGGCTGGATCAACAGATATCCtaggttcgaaatctcgtttcgttttggtgtttcggtgggttcagaaactgaagttttgtttcgtttcagtgaaattttggccgaaatggtgtattttttttgtttgttttggttgattgtttcggtggtcaaacggccatattctgacctgaaacttggtgggtaattattttaaggttaataaacattcttataacataaaaatgcaaaaatattaggacatgacattgttttagagttgcacctttgtttggcagcaaccaacgaactgttctgaaaattttacctgttttggagaaagaactttacctttcctaagcgttgaatgtgtagatcttgtaggagtTCAATGGAAGtgaaaatgtgtgatgatgtggctaattagaggcttgttggagacttggagtgtttttctttcaaaatatgcaaatggaaccgaaaccaccgaGACAGGCGAAAcagagtcgaaatttcgaccgagatATGGTATTTAGAACACATGGAATGTATTGAGACATGCGAGATACTGAAACGATACCGAAATTTTGGCCGAAATCCtgaaattttgtacaaatgttattttgggccttatttcgtttcggccaaaaaaaaaaaaccgaaattcCAAAATTTCGAGCCATGCAGATATCAAAGAATCTCTGAAATTAGAAAGTAAGACCTTAAATTAGTAACTTACTCACAATAGCTAAAACAGCCATTAGAACAGCTTCAAAGTGCTATCGGAGGGCAATCCTCAGATTTGTATTCCACAGTCAAAATATAGgcaggatctgatgggtggatCTGTGGTTTCAGAGACTCAAGGACTGTTGCAGAAATCTCCAATATCAAGATGTTGTAAGGTTGGAATGATTCTTCTGGTCTGATTTCCGTCAGAATCAATGGATTATTCTTCAAAGATATGACAACATTCAAACAATGCAACAGTGCTTTGAATGAATTACTGGTGCTTGAAAGTTGCAGAAccacaaaatagaaagtaggaATTGATGGATGGAAGTATAAGAAGGAATAGGGATAGGGAAGGGCTTCTCACCCATGGTCAGAATAGGCCCTGGTTTGGGCTGCCTATAACAAACCCGTGTGGAACATTAAGGGCCTGTTTGGACTGGCCTTGCACTGCATCATTGCTCCCTGTAGTTACATGTCTGTTTGGAGTTTCATGTTAATTTTTCTTCTGCCTTATCAGGAGCTGTTCTGTTGCCGGAGGCCACTCTTCCTTTGAGACTTGTTCAACCTAGTTTTATAGCTGCTGTGGACAGAGCGCTAAACCAAGTTGATAATCCTTGCACAATTGGTGTGGTATGTGAAATCTTGTAACTTTATCAGTCTGACTTTAATTGCTCAACTGTGATTGTAAATCGTTGATTACAAATTTGGTTCAGGTTCGTGTTCATAGGGATCCATATGATGTAAGGCTGAGGTTTTCATCCATTGGAACAACTGCAGAGGTATGGATTCTGGGAAAACCTTTATTGGAGAATCTTGAACCTTATATTCATATGTTTTGTGAGAGATTCATTTGGAGTGGTGGACTCCCATGTGATGTAGAAAATAGAGTAATTTAAGTGGTGTCGTGATAAAGGATAATGATATTTCATAAGGACAATGACAATCATGAGAACTTCGTGTTTACAACTCTTGGCTTAAATATCATGAGAACTTCATGTTTACAATTCTTACTTAAAATTTCTCTACTATGGTAGGGAATAGTAATGTCTGGTTTTGACTTGTGGATTGGAGGAGCTCTGCATAACAATTGGCTTTGCATCTAAGTGTATCCTTTGTGTCAATATCTCTATTAGTATGTCACTATCTAAGTGTATGTTGCTTTCACTTTGCAAGTTGATGAGCTTGCTGCTTTATATCAGAGCCTTATAGGATAATCTTTCTGTTTCTgtagagaaagagatgaaataGTGATTGTTGAGACAAATGAAACTAGATGGCCTGAATACTAAAGTGCTTTGCGTTGCTTCAAATCATTCATAAATTTTAAACTATGTTTTTTGCTTGATTTGTGCCTGTTGTGACAATAGTTAGTTTTGCTGATACAATTTCCACTATACTAATATATATCAGTCAGCTTACTGCAGCATCTTATTAGGATCTCCATAATAAGACTCTTTTGTGTTATCTTAGATTGGAACTTCTTAAAGCTACCATTGCTGCAGACTACCAGTCAATCACAAACATTTATATTAGGTTTCCTTGCTCATTCCTGAAAATGAGATAGAATGATCCTGTCTGGATGTTCATTGCATTAATTTTATTATCTTGTTCTGGTTTGACAAGATTTGTAGCATTTATCTGTAAGTTCTAAAGTGGTTATTCACTGAATTGTGTGATATTACCAACAACTTATAAGCTTGCTGATGCACTGTTCCAGATTCGGAAGTATCTAAGGTTAGAAGATGGTTCATTAAATGTGGTTACTCGTGGTCAACAGAGATTTCGTCTGCGACGTCCTTGGATAGATGTGGATGGAGTTGTAAGAATAAATTTATATTTGAAAGGCACGCCATTTGGTACTTATGCATTTCATGTAACTGATTTGTCTGGATTTTACCATATTTGACAGCCATATGCAGAAATCCAAATTATCCAGGAAGATTCTCCTTTGAGGACACCCAGGGATGCATTTGGTCAGACAGCATCTGTAAGTAACTTATGGAGCCGTTGCATTTCTTGCCCAGTTCGTCCAGATGTTTCTCAAGCCAAACAACAGGGATGTGGGTACAAGGGCAATGATTCTGAATCTATGTCTGAGACAAGCTTTGAGAATGATCTTTCCCCAGAAGAAATGAGAATGCATCAGTCTGCAATTGATTCCTGTAGAGTGCATGATAGGATTGATGGAATGACAAGTAGTGAAGATGATGAGTGTGAAAGCAACCCTATTAGTTGGTGGTGGAGGTCCAGCGCTGATGACTCTGGGAGGTCAACACACTCAATGATTGAGAGAGGTAGTGAAAACAATAGCACTGGCCTAGTCATTGGGAACCAGTTCATTAttggaaaagggaagaaggaacgGGGATGGTTGCGTGGACCTCCACGGTCGTTCTGGCCCCAGTGGGTTTACCAGATGTCTGATTCCTATTTTCTTGCTCGGAGAGCTGCAGGTAATGTGAATGTAGTTATAGTTTGTCCCTTTTATTTGTCCAAGTAGCACTTGATAGGTTTCCCAGTATCATATAAAGACTTTTTATGAAATATAGCTGTGtcaattactaaatacatgtcATACTCATTTGTCCAACATACACAGTCATTTACTCAAAAGCAGAATTAAACTATCTTATCTTTTTGGGTTTCGATTGTTTCTTTCCTGAGATGAGATGGCATGTTTTAGACAAAggcttttattattattttggatgaataaataaattcattaccaagcagGAAAAGAAATATACgcgtgggggggggggggggggggggaggaaaaaGGGGTGTGGGGGAGACAAACCCATGGCAAAGCCAGCAAAATAGCAAATCAACAAGAGCTAAACAGGGGCCTTAAAGACACGGAGGAACATCAAGAGGGGGGTAATAATATTATGAGGGAgacccaggagacaacaataagcttgTCCCTTCGGGTGTCACTGACCGTCCGATGAGTGAGGCATCCAAGCTTGGAGTTGACATCAAAGTATAGATGGCTTTCTAAATCCTATTGAAGGGtctagagttggaagtccatctacggagattacgctccatccaaatatggttgatcgTAGCACAGAGGGCAAGCTTTCCAACAATATCGCAAATAGTGGGGCCTCCGAAGGTCAtgtccacccaaatccattttcttttcaGGGGAAGGATCTTTCGAGAAGAAGGCCAGCAGGACTTAAGAACCTTTTTCCAGACTGAGGAGGAAAAAggataggagaagaagaaatggtcaacatcttcagtTCCATTCTAGCAAAGACAACAGGAAGGGGGAACTTGAATGTGCTGGTGAATAAGGAAGCTCTGGGTGGGTTGGCAGTTAGAGAGGGCACGCCAGGTAGTGAAGTTTTGGCGAGTGATGTGACCCTTCAATCGAATGATTTTCCCCCAAGGGGAGAGAGGATCCTTGGTGCAAATAAATCCCAAGCAGAGGTAGCAGAGAAAAATCCTAGGGGGACAGAGTGCAGATGATTTTGTCTTGCCGTCCACGGTATCCTGGAGGaataggagggagggaggaccagagaTCCGCCAGCGTAGGGGGAGCGGTTGGGGGAGACCAAGATCCTTGAAAGATGATGGAAGACACTTTGGAAGATCTGGCCAGGCTAGAGGAGTAGATGACTCTATGGGAAATCTGGTGAAGGACGATGCCAAGGGTAAATCCAGAGAGGTCCGGGAGCCATCCCCAATGGAGCATGGAATTTCCGATAAGGCCAAGGGTCTGAGGGAGTGGATGTGGCACCAGATCTAAGAGGAGTCAGGGGGGAGACAGACAGTCCAAAGAGAGTTATTTCTGAGGAGGTGGGAGGAGACCTAATTAACTCAAATACTATTGTGCTTGGACATAATCTTCCACCTGAGGTTGAGAATACCGACCTTATTGGCAtccttgattcttttgattcccAGACCTCCTTAAGAGAAGGGACCATAGACTTTGTCCCAACTGATAGGATGGAGGAATTTGGCAGAGTCAGAACCTTTACAGAGGAAGGAATGGAGGAGACTCGACCCATTTTATGGAGGAATCAGGGAGAACAAAGATCCCAAACTAGAACAGATACATGGACTGGAGAGCAGATTTGACGAGGACTAATCTCCCTGCATAAGAaagaatttttccttttcagGGCTTAAGCCTTTTCCTTATAAGGTCTAGAATGGGATTATAGTGGTGGGCTGAAAGCCTGGCAGAGATAAGCGGAAGGCCAAGGTATTTAACCAGAAGGAAACCAAGGGAGAAGCCCGTAATCAGGAGGGAGGCTTTAATAGAGTCAGGAAAATCTGGGGGAGGAGGATGCGAAGGGTCGATCCAGAGAGACGTCCGGGAGCCATCCCCAATGGAGCATGAAATCGCTGATAAGGCCAAGGACCTGAGGGAGTGGATGTGGCGCCAAATCCAAGAGGAGTTAGGGGGGAGATAGACAGTCCAAAGAGAGTTGTTTCTGAGGAGTTGGGAGGAGACCTAATTAACCCAAATACTATTGTGCTTGGACGTAATCTTCCAGATGAGGTTGACAATACCGACCTTATTGACAtccttgattcttttgattcccAGACCTCCTTAAGAGAAGGGACCATAGACTTTGTCCCAACTGATAGGATGGAGGAATTTGGTAGAGTCAgaacctttccagaggaaggaatgGAGAGGAGACTCGACCAATTTTATGGAGGAATCAGGGAGAACAAAGATCCCAGACTAGAACAAATATATGGACTGGAGAACAGATTTGACGAGGACTAATCTCCCTGCATAAGAAAGAATTTTTCCTTTCCAGAGCTGAAGCCTTTTCCTCATAAGGTCTAGAATGAGAGTATAGTGGTGCGCCGAAAGCCTGGCAGAGATGAGCGGAAGGCCAAGGTATTTAACCTGAAGAGAACCAAGGGAGAAGCCCGTAATCGGGAGGAGGGAGGCTTTAATAGAGTCAGGAACATCAGAGTAGAAGAgcttggatttgagaaaattggtGCGGAGGCCGGTGAGAGAAGCGAAGAGATCTAGGGAGGACATTATGGAGGAGAAGGATTGGGGATCAGTTGATgagaagatcatgaggtcatctgcaaaagcaaggtgggtgagaagaaGGGATTTGCACTTAGGGATGGGGGAGATAAGGTGGAGGTCTGTggaggattggatggatctagaGAGCACCTCAAGGGACAGgtagaagaggaaaggggagagAGGGCATCCTTGACGAATACCAATAGAGGAGGAAAAGTATCCAACATGGCTACCGTTGATTGGAATGGAGAATCAGGGGGGAGATACCACAACAAATCCAGTGGACAAAGGAGGGGGGAAGGAAATTTGGAGAAGGACAGTGGAGATGAAGTCCCAACTGATGGAATCAAAAGCTTTGTGAAGGTCAATCTTGGGGAGGGTCAAGGCAGAGTGGGATTTCTTGTCAAAACCTCTCACAATCTCATGACAAAGAATGATGTTGTCAACTATGCTCCTATCTGCTATGAAAGCAGATTGGTTAGCACTTACTAATGAGTCCACAACCTTTTGGATTCTGTTGGCAAGGATTTTGTTAATGAATTTATAAAGCAGGTTGTAGAGGGAGATTGGTTTGAAGTTGGCCATGGAGCAAGCACCCTCAGTCTTAGGGATAAGACAAAGAAATGTATGATTGTTCCCTTTGACCTAGTTGGGGGCAAAAAAGAAGCTTCTGATCGTGGATATGAGATCAACTCTAATGATATCCCAGCAAGAGGAGAAAAAACCCATACTGAAGTCAAGGGATTTATTTGCCTTGTGGGACATGATGGCGGCCAAGATATCATTGTCGAATGGAATGGAgtagagagaagggagaaggtgATCGGGGACAAATTTATTAAGAAAGctagggggaggggggaggggggaggtcGGAGGATGGAAGAGGTCAGAAAAGGAGACAACTTCAAACTTAATTTCATCAGGGGTATGGAGGGAAGATCCATTTGTGGATAAGCGGGGGAATAGAATTGGCATTGATCCTGGCTTGGAGGGATCTGTGGAAATAAGAAAAGTTAGAATCTCCAAGCTCAAGCAATTTAATTCTCGCCTTTTGGCAGAGGATACTCTCCTTTTGGGCCAGGAGGAAGGCAAGCTTAGAGGTGACCACTTTCTCTTCTTTAGCAAGGGCAGGGTTAAGGAGATCAACTTGGAGCCTAGATTGGATAGAGTCCATCTTGTCCTGGCAAGAGGAAACCCTGAAGGAGATATTGCAAATGGTGGAGGCATTCCAACACTTGAGGGAAGCTTTAACATTCTTGAGCTTACGGGCAAAAGCGATGAGGGGAGAAGAGGAATCGGAGACAGGGATGGACTAGGCCTCCCGAATAATGCGAAGGAAGTCTTGATGAAGGGACCACATGTCGAAGAATTTGAACGGTTTGAGACCAAAGGAGATCAAGGGACGGACAAAAAGGGAGATAGGGCTGTGGTCCGAGATACGGGGGAGATCAAAGGAAGCATGAGAGGAGGGAAAGGAGGTAAGCCATGATTCATTGACAAGGTTCTTGTTAAGCTTGCAGGCAACCCTATCGGGGCCAGCACGACGATTATTCTAGGAATGTTTGGCTTCGGACCAGCAGAGATCATTCATTCCAATGTCCTCACTGCATTCATTAAAAGGGTCAACTGAGGAAGGGTCAATGTGGTCGCCCCCTTGCTTTTCGTGCCCAAAGTGAACCACATTAAAGTGTCTAGCAAGCTCTAAGGTAGGGGATGAAAAGGGAAGCAAGGGAGCGAAGATTTATCTAGAGGGAGAGCCTATCGGGGGTTAAGAGCATAGATTACAGTGAAGAGGCAGGGGTTAGATCTAGAGGGATctgaaatggagaggtggagACATTGGGAGGATGAGAATGAGATATTGAGGAGGAGCTTGAGGGGGTTCCAGAGGATCCAGATACGCCTATGAAGATAGTGGGAATAATTGGAAAGGGATGACCAGTGAGGGGTGCGACAACCGCTATACAACCAGCATTTGGCTCAAGGACTGGTTTCGAGAAGACAACAGAGGGTAGAGTCGGAGGAACGAATCTGGGAGCGGATGGAGGACTCCTTGGCCGAGGAATTTAATCCTCGAACGTTCCAGATGGTCCAATGGATCATGGGAGAGGAGGGGGAGCAGTCTGAACCTCCAGACACCTGGAGGAGGGTCTCCGGATACCAGAGGTAGGGGGCATCTAGGCCTTCACTGGTATTCCTTAATGGGAGAAGAAGGGGGTGGGGATGAGAAGACCTTGTTGTTGGAGGCAGCTTGATTGGCTTTAGGAGCTGGCCCTTTGGAAGAGGCCTTAGTGGAGCGAGTCTTCTTAGAATCAGTGGGCTTCTTGGTTGAGGCTGGCGGGCGTGGGGTGCAAAGGAAGGGCCATGGCCACGACAAGGGGCTACGACAGCATCAGGCAGCATCTTCACGAAGAGGGACTACAAAGGGTGGGGAAAGAGCTTCGGGCAAAGGTTCTTCCATCAGGGAGGAAATAGTAGAATCAACAGGGGTCGCTAATTCAGGTCAGAGGTGTCGGGGAAGACCTTCCGAGGCATAAGGGAGCTCCAGCTAAGAGGAACCATCTGGAGGGTCGGCAGAGGCAGGTAGCAGAGTCGATGGTGGAGGACGTGGCGATGACGTTGAGGCAGGAGGCGAGAGGGAAGCTCTTGAGCCAGGGCGATGGGACGAAGACAACAACAATGTAGGGTAGGTAGGCGAGGTGACTGCGACATTAGTGGCGACCGACAATGCACAGTTGACGTGAACGTAGGTGGGAGGGAAGCTTTTGAGCCAACACAATCGGAGTCGGGAGCTAGGGGAGAGAGGGGAGCTCTCAGCAAAGCACTAGGACAACAGAGGAACGTTGGGTGAGGAAGATGGGGAGGTGAGATGACCTGAAAGGATATGGGTTGGGTCGTAAAGGCCGGCCAAaaacaggtttgatgggtcggCTATGTAGCAGGCTGGATGGTTGGCAACATAGGATATAGGATCTGCAAGAATCGGGTCAAAGGGGACGTGGTTAAAAGATAGTTTGGATTGGATGGGTGGGTGTCAGTGCAGGTTGGGCTGGAAGAGGCTAGAAGAGGAGAGACAGGTCTGGAAGGGCGGTACGGGTCTTCATGGATGAGAGGAAGGGGAAGAATAGGAgggaggagaggagaagaaattaCAGGGGCGTTAGAAAAAGTAGGGGCGATGGGGATGGGACGAGGGCTAGAGTGACGACAGGGGGAACAAGCAGAAGCAGATGGGGAGGTTGGTGCACTTACTATAGCAAACACAGGTCGAGGAGATGAGAAAGGAGAGGTGGAGTACTCACTTGCCTCGTTGTCTGAGCCAGTCAGAGACAGAAGGGCAAAATGATTATGATCAGCAGTCCTTAACCGAAGGTCCTCCAGACCAAGGGAGGTCGGTCTAGCAGTCGGAGAGCCGGTAGCTTCAGAGGGCAAAGTTTTGGCCATTTGACTATGATTCCGGGGGTACAAcgtcttctttgtcttcttcctctcagGTGGAAAGGAGAGGCTTCTTTTTTGTCCCCTTCCTCAAGATTCCGATGGTTGCAGGTAAGATTCACAACAGGGCCAGCATCATCTTCAGTGAAGGAGGGTTCAATTTGAGGAGTAACATTAGGAGTTGTAACTGTCTAGAAGAGCATTGAGAAGAGCCATGACCAAAAGAGTGG encodes:
- the LOC122062827 gene encoding protein cereblon, with translation MDQSISESERLQIEQIRELDMEELQVEEVDGTRSSSSDASNGHGDGGEGSSGGFTYDTHLVSLHTYLGEVEDTHHRLAFLDGGAILNLPVFYLEGAVLLPEATLPLRLVQPSFIAAVDRALNQVDNPCTIGVVRVHRDPYDVRLRFSSIGTTAEIRKYLRLEDGSLNVVTRGQQRFRLRRPWIDVDGVPYAEIQIIQEDSPLRTPRDAFGQTASVSNLWSRCISCPVRPDVSQAKQQGCGYKGNDSESMSETSFENDLSPEEMRMHQSAIDSCRVHDRIDGMTSSEDDECESNPISWWWRSSADDSGRSTHSMIERGSENNSTGLVIGNQFIIGKGKKERGWLRGPPRSFWPQWVYQMSDSYFLARRAADMWRQIIGVPSMGDLVKKPDLLSFCIASKIPVSESTRQELLEIDGVSYRLRREIELLECFDRVRCKNCQTIIAKRSDMLVMSSDGPLGAYANPHGYVHEIMTVYKANGLALLGGAVKEHSWFPKYAWTIANCAACESSMGWLFTATEKNLKPKSFWGIRTSQVADDTRGSQGADDR